In Deinococcus sp. QL22, the following are encoded in one genomic region:
- a CDS encoding bifunctional (p)ppGpp synthetase/guanosine-3',5'-bis(diphosphate) 3'-pyrophosphohydrolase, translating to MAELRVLVSERPEAERVRVEKAYIFSRDAHDGVNRKSGEPYITHPVAVAVILARLGMDTDSLMAGLLHDTVEDVDGITFELIESEFGPDVRRIVEGETKVSKLSKQGSQVAEVKDAGRDMQAENLRQMLIAMTADIRIIVVKLADRLHNMRTLGSMRPEKQQRIARETMEIFAPLAHRLGIGQIKWELEDLSFRYLQPDAYEYLQTRLRTKQEERDALIQSAVAQLQESLIDDLELPEWVSDIDISGRSKHLWSIHNKMQKEGKALEQIFDLLAIRVILKPKDLIVPPGTDEKRRERAEQTREKRICYHTVSIVHSMWTPLPGRFKDYIAVSKPNGYQSLHTTVITQSGQPIEVQIRSLRMHEVAEYGVAAHWMYKQGAQLAQRDRENWITQLRELQNEINDASDYMDAVKTDILSQRVRVFTPKGLAISLPVGSTAVDFAYHIHTRIGETTVGARVNGSIVPLSHKLGNGDMVQIVTSKNGHPSRDWLNFTITRSARSKIRHHFRTQERDEALKHGHDLLERYLRKRQLAVRQLMRTQLLEDAAHKLMGTRNPDDLYFALHSGKTTPSVVARILSPSLAQEQAPTGPSKRGPVTPRTPEPGGVYVEGLTTSSKLSQCCNPIRGDQIMGYLTRGRGVSVHRIDCPNMIRLLKDEPERCIAASWDAGTPGGTIVDLDVIAPDRPGLLADILGVLSAEKRSPMKIEAGVNADNTAHIHLRMAVTGNADLELVRTAILRVQGVQDIVRAGRGKTGTRKNGMSA from the coding sequence CACCGACAGCCTGATGGCGGGCCTGCTGCACGACACGGTAGAGGACGTGGACGGCATCACCTTCGAACTGATCGAATCCGAGTTTGGCCCTGACGTGCGGCGGATCGTTGAGGGCGAAACCAAGGTCAGCAAACTGAGCAAGCAGGGCAGCCAGGTGGCCGAGGTGAAGGACGCCGGGCGCGATATGCAGGCCGAAAATCTGCGGCAAATGCTGATCGCCATGACCGCCGACATCCGAATTATTGTAGTGAAACTGGCTGACCGCCTGCACAATATGAGGACTTTGGGCAGCATGAGGCCCGAAAAGCAGCAGCGCATCGCCCGCGAAACGATGGAGATTTTTGCTCCGCTGGCGCACCGCCTCGGCATCGGGCAGATCAAGTGGGAACTCGAAGACCTCAGCTTCCGCTACCTGCAACCCGACGCCTACGAATACCTGCAAACCCGCCTGCGAACCAAGCAGGAGGAGCGTGACGCCCTGATTCAGAGTGCGGTGGCGCAGTTGCAAGAATCCCTGATCGACGATCTGGAATTGCCGGAATGGGTCAGCGACATCGATATTTCGGGCCGCAGCAAGCACCTCTGGAGCATTCACAACAAGATGCAAAAAGAGGGGAAGGCGCTGGAACAGATTTTTGATCTGCTGGCGATCCGCGTGATCCTGAAGCCCAAAGACCTGATCGTGCCGCCCGGAACCGACGAAAAGCGCCGCGAACGGGCCGAGCAGACCCGCGAGAAACGCATTTGCTACCACACGGTGTCTATCGTGCATTCGATGTGGACGCCGCTGCCGGGGCGCTTCAAGGACTACATCGCCGTGTCCAAACCCAACGGCTACCAGAGCCTGCATACCACCGTCATTACCCAGAGTGGGCAGCCGATAGAAGTGCAGATTCGCAGCCTCCGCATGCATGAAGTGGCCGAATACGGCGTGGCGGCGCACTGGATGTACAAGCAGGGCGCACAGTTGGCGCAGCGTGACCGCGAAAACTGGATTACCCAGTTGCGCGAGTTGCAAAACGAGATCAACGACGCCAGCGATTACATGGACGCCGTGAAAACCGACATCCTGAGTCAGCGCGTGCGGGTGTTTACGCCCAAAGGGTTGGCGATCAGTTTGCCGGTAGGCAGCACCGCCGTGGATTTCGCCTACCACATTCACACCCGGATCGGGGAAACGACGGTGGGGGCGCGGGTCAACGGGTCGATCGTGCCGCTGTCTCATAAGCTGGGCAACGGCGATATGGTGCAGATCGTGACCAGCAAGAACGGCCACCCCAGCCGCGACTGGCTGAACTTTACGATCACCCGTAGCGCCCGCTCCAAAATCCGCCACCACTTCCGCACGCAGGAGCGCGACGAGGCGCTCAAGCATGGGCACGACCTGCTGGAACGCTATTTGCGGAAGCGGCAACTGGCCGTGCGCCAGCTGATGAGAACGCAATTGTTGGAAGACGCGGCCCACAAGCTGATGGGCACGCGCAACCCCGACGATCTGTATTTTGCTCTGCACTCGGGCAAAACGACGCCGAGTGTGGTGGCCCGGATTTTGTCGCCCAGTCTGGCGCAGGAGCAGGCTCCGACTGGCCCCAGCAAACGCGGCCCGGTCACGCCCCGCACGCCCGAACCCGGCGGCGTGTACGTGGAGGGACTGACCACCTCCAGCAAATTGTCTCAGTGCTGTAACCCCATTCGCGGCGATCAGATCATGGGATACCTGACGCGGGGCCGGGGCGTCAGCGTTCACCGGATCGACTGTCCCAACATGATCCGGCTGCTGAAAGACGAACCCGAACGCTGCATCGCCGCCAGTTGGGACGCGGGCACACCGGGCGGAACGATTGTGGATTTGGACGTGATCGCGCCGGATCGTCCGGGCCTGTTGGCCGACATTCTGGGTGTTCTGAGCGCCGAAAAACGCAGCCCCATGAAGATTGAGGCGGGCGTGAATGCCGACAACACCGCCCATATTCACCTGCGAATGGCCGTGACAGGCAACGCCGATCTGGAGCTGGTACGCACGGCTATTTTGCGCGTGCAGGGTGTGCAGGACATCGTGCGGGCGGGTCGTGGGAAGACTGGGACGCGAAAGAATGGGATGAGCGCGTAG
- a CDS encoding endonuclease MutS2, whose product MSFDARALSALDFPRIRQALAERSATSLGVERAQALEPSADGGRIARELNEVEDAMFGVSLSLGGIQDIRDLHGRAIEGRVLSGSDLLTAAYSLDGAMTVKRAIGANSRGPLREVAHGLADHSELVRRVLGALDRDGQVRDDASPRLRDLRKRIEPLRSRIRERLSNTLERWADVLQENIVTIRRDRYVLPVQASRVGQVQGIIVDASATGQTYFVEPATVTPLNNELARLILDEEAEVRRILTELSGLLAADPDVPLTLSTIGTLDLIAAKARLARDWRLNRPEPVTDNAYDLREARHPLIENPVPNDIRLGDIKLLLITGPNMGGKTATLKTLGLAVLMHQCGMYVAAASAKLPVVRDVLVDIGDEQSIEASLSTFASHLKHLRFVLRHAAPDTLVLIDELGSGTDPDEGAALSQALIEQLLGQNARGIITSHLSPLKQFALETPGLRNASMGFDLATLAPTYHLQVGQPGRSYALAIARRMGLPEDVLVRAETLLGPNAGLMERMLEGLEHERADLAEQLAAAVSARRDTETELARVRHERETLEQRRNEMLAEAAQKAETLYADAIERVRTLRARAQEDVARPRVMQELRDLRTAAQKARPAPPAPREERGDPIRVGSNVDVPAYNATGQVLELRGDDLVVQLGVMKVGVKRRDVRVKQEVKAKAPRTFVGTTKSTFQNELQLRGMGVEEAVEELRTAILEAHALKESPLRVVHGKGQGVLRRLLREYLKNDKRVESFHDAETNQGGHGVTIVNVKR is encoded by the coding sequence ATGTCGTTCGATGCCCGCGCCCTGTCTGCCCTAGATTTTCCCCGTATCCGCCAAGCGTTGGCCGAGCGCAGCGCCACCTCGTTGGGGGTGGAGCGGGCGCAGGCGCTGGAGCCTTCGGCAGATGGAGGCCGGATTGCCCGCGAACTGAACGAGGTCGAGGACGCCATGTTCGGCGTGAGCCTGAGCCTCGGCGGGATTCAGGATATCCGCGACCTGCACGGGCGGGCCATAGAAGGCCGGGTATTGTCGGGCAGCGACCTGCTGACGGCGGCCTATTCGCTGGACGGCGCGATGACCGTGAAGCGGGCGATTGGGGCCAATTCTCGGGGGCCGCTGCGAGAAGTGGCGCATGGGCTGGCCGACCACAGCGAACTGGTGCGGCGCGTGCTGGGCGCACTTGACCGCGACGGACAGGTGCGCGACGACGCCAGCCCCCGCCTGCGCGACCTCCGCAAGCGAATAGAACCGCTGCGGAGCCGGATCCGTGAACGCCTATCAAACACGCTGGAACGCTGGGCCGACGTGTTGCAGGAAAATATCGTAACCATTCGGCGTGACCGCTACGTGTTGCCCGTGCAGGCCAGCCGCGTCGGGCAGGTGCAGGGCATCATCGTGGACGCTTCGGCCACCGGGCAGACCTATTTTGTAGAACCCGCCACCGTGACGCCCCTCAACAACGAATTGGCCCGCCTGATCCTTGATGAAGAGGCCGAGGTGCGCCGGATTCTGACCGAGTTGTCGGGCCTGCTGGCCGCCGACCCCGACGTGCCGCTGACCCTCTCGACTATCGGCACGCTCGACCTGATCGCCGCCAAAGCCCGGCTGGCCCGCGACTGGCGACTGAACCGCCCCGAACCCGTGACAGACAACGCCTACGATCTGCGCGAGGCCCGTCATCCCCTGATCGAAAACCCGGTGCCCAACGACATCCGGCTTGGGGACATCAAGCTGCTGCTGATTACCGGGCCGAACATGGGCGGCAAGACGGCCACCCTCAAAACGCTGGGGCTGGCCGTCCTCATGCACCAGTGCGGGATGTACGTGGCGGCGGCCAGTGCCAAACTACCCGTCGTGCGCGACGTCTTGGTAGACATAGGAGACGAGCAGAGCATTGAGGCCAGCCTGTCTACCTTTGCCAGCCACCTCAAGCACCTGCGTTTCGTGCTTCGGCATGCGGCCCCCGATACGCTGGTTCTCATTGACGAGTTGGGCAGCGGCACCGACCCGGACGAGGGCGCGGCACTCTCGCAGGCCCTGATCGAGCAACTGCTGGGGCAAAATGCGCGGGGCATCATCACCTCTCACCTGTCGCCCCTGAAGCAGTTTGCGCTGGAAACCCCTGGGTTACGGAATGCCAGCATGGGCTTCGATCTGGCGACCCTCGCGCCCACCTACCACCTGCAAGTCGGGCAGCCCGGACGCAGCTACGCGCTGGCAATTGCCCGCCGCATGGGCCTTCCCGAAGACGTGCTGGTGCGGGCCGAAACCCTGCTCGGTCCCAACGCGGGCCTGATGGAACGGATGCTGGAAGGGCTGGAGCATGAGCGGGCCGACCTCGCAGAACAGTTGGCCGCCGCCGTGTCGGCCCGCCGCGACACCGAAACCGAACTGGCCCGCGTGCGTCATGAACGCGAAACGCTGGAGCAGAGGCGCAACGAGATGCTGGCCGAAGCCGCGCAGAAGGCCGAAACGCTGTATGCCGATGCCATAGAACGGGTACGAACGCTGCGTGCCCGCGCCCAGGAAGACGTGGCCCGCCCCCGCGTGATGCAGGAACTCCGCGACCTGCGAACCGCCGCGCAAAAGGCCCGCCCCGCGCCCCCCGCCCCCCGCGAGGAACGTGGCGACCCGATCCGGGTGGGCAGCAACGTGGATGTTCCCGCGTACAACGCCACCGGGCAGGTGCTGGAACTGCGCGGCGACGATTTGGTGGTGCAGCTCGGCGTGATGAAGGTGGGCGTGAAGCGCCGTGACGTGCGCGTGAAGCAGGAAGTCAAAGCCAAGGCACCACGTACTTTTGTGGGCACCACCAAAAGTACCTTTCAGAACGAACTGCAACTGCGCGGCATGGGCGTAGAGGAAGCCGTGGAAGAACTCAGAACGGCCATTCTGGAGGCCCACGCCCTCAAGGAAAGCCCACTGCGGGTGGTTCACGGCAAGGGCCAGGGCGTGTTGCGCCGCCTCCTGCGCGAATACCTGAAAAACGACAAGCGGGTGGAATCCTTCCATGACGCCGAAACCAACCAGGGCGGGCACGGCGTGACGATTGTGAATGTGAAGCGCTGA